Proteins from a genomic interval of Scatophagus argus isolate fScaArg1 chromosome 6, fScaArg1.pri, whole genome shotgun sequence:
- the LOC124060442 gene encoding myomegalin isoform X1: protein MLDVVKMKEACRICARELCGNQRRWIFHPAAKVNLQVLLSHVLGHELTRDGRGEFACSKCTFMLDRMYRFDTVIARVEALSLERLHKLLLEKDRLRQCIGGLYRRNNAEDGNVALSGSVGAEAGSEDSPVVDLSALQDVRYSDMVQDDLAYSVYESWADKEDLALDHHAHEQHLLQCPAADSLSAQKPRRCRGCAALRVADSDYEAVCKVPRRIGRRSTSCGPPTRYSPAALGTEDAAKVCTVSEVAAVSFESRPTGLDADRMSPSPASSVESLDTAVDMSCPPVNHKDREETEPEKDPGQASVRRDTQWDKPPSEASLSGLEMMLSLLRGWEYRPVKPQRGSKLPVLVKSKPEQVLSLPVPPRSPCGGAADCELFPQRLVSEVVTPCPPQELQVELAEMEEQWLDDYVQVKPFCFQQRLIGEQQDRLSRCESAAGDCVAELQDAQDQVHSLQTKIRESESRNQKLQERLAEMELELRSAQEEAQRQERNIQNITDTVNSKEAQAAELYRVVEEQNKMLCSLKDLASRSQLQASGGETPRGQGEVLALQASLFQAQLELQAGQRGQRQAARTQEDLSRALQRLEKDLQGALQHRRETERHNQDLQLALQKTRSALQDREERLREAELERQRQDEDRERTIRELKTSLLSKEQLIEDCELLEDPKEKRDSLLQKLRQRIKERDQVLERAVDAKFRCVEEKEEESRRLRLLLREKDRDLERQSCVLGNNEETISSLELQVRAKSLELEQVCDAWRSVQRQQQDAEERQSRVLRERDAIISQLQGALHARTQEAQELRCSLLAQIQSAPSDVLEDLKVRLHLKDRLFQEVLADRTCQAQEHQTQVQDLLRTISSRDQYIQDSASRLGEVMAEQTARLQELRRQLSSGVGSRSDSGSDSAEELQAMGEELRLALRREKEMQELSRSQAARVDSLTRTLHVKDEIIRDFQTQLVEPSGLPLVERLTQKVQELRESLVQQGGPPARGPVLGRDRPSSRPPEFAEVSSEDEDEADDDLNSECSESVDEAQSKLRVQSVANAKGPAKPPSQDLFEGQGLTEVKQLVEQKIVVERELGELKAQLEKTGFSSLSQMRKALFSLQAENRDLKKQLTEGLQPDGKQSDEQKVLEEEEEEELDVTIEGVEEDEEELWDVWDGDEFLSQTNRKKTNRLESAHLLTGSSQAGLDCELSAARHQKKVELQLKSKELRERLMVSEATVQAQAEQLKDYRDLLAETAVQQDSKQIQVDLQDLGYETCGRSENEAEREDMSSPEFDDLEMCTSLDCGSQWWPASGSGSTFTKTSTQRSAYRDESSLQRLVEDLRSQLSRSQAVIRGLQSRLRSLSASSDYGPSTPRKVNWSFQASPSQSGAEDDEGWQSSDGGPLASPHHHHPNKGLQELVSRVDALEDQLRNGGTKSASEDGKSAAWPGKFDTLIQAQARELSHLRQRLREGRGVANILTQHLGDTTKAFEELLRANDIDYYMGQNFREQLAQSSSLAQRVSIKISGRDHPEDPEEKTELLAIRLSKELQQKDKVIESLRAKLNQHHHHPQRSDTPCSSHALSDTTDQSDRISYLSDEHGSMTEDVELCSDVDAASEAVPKETGSRLSTDLHSHSGTVSRHPSVPPSISSSHGAQSWLSCPSMQCSSSPHTPADVQSHTAPSSGFTSAPFHPPPFSSSSTQREPQPFSPYPSTLRTRYQGSGRVGFSLAEVHQELQMLQRQLGGSDRLSAPQSKPLQGVPFAHQQPDSSAFLPLSYQGYQPSPFSSTTSSSLDASSGIKAGANLLESSALWDMAYGTRPVRLGADLSSGSSGYQSGTSHTGSELMKEHLREIRSLRQRLEDSIQTNDRLRQQLEERLSRTASEKGAPTNIYIQGLDSVGQLSGEIRFLKEENVSLQNQLRQATREGSKEVERLREAALLERARLKEAELEAERWAEQSQKLQTDAEDRNQEITQLKQDRQRKEEAINRLQHEVSVLQQQLSESRVLVHSLQCELQVSHRVRGAAADTHSGQTGNAAQLDGSAATFDPTELRSQLEQQLSGRAETQPRARRQLFSDNVPSPPVRDTGLVCPSSPLRPAQKHAEDAAAVRRAASTLQGRAPDGPFANRHGHHAVGHVDNLKALQQQILEGVALLRRMEATLYPLSAPQEFSLLQPSDSGSVRKLLSDTKTMQQILQEADSLLRSFWRAALPNCMETKQEESLRQEVVSLRLSLSEKEQALKEAMERVKSSSRTKDSMERFIVSQLSRTQDVLRKAKTNLQENELRIRRASFSFPPPCSSSFSSSSSSSSSSSSSSSSSSSSSSLPWPDEDENSGGFCELTFSPGWGVMRPQTSSCSSAVLGPAHQRPLQAAFF from the exons CCCATGAGCAGCACCTGCTCCAGTGCCCAGCAGCGGACTCTCTCTCTGCCCAGAAGCCGAGGCGGTGCAGAGGTTGTGCAGCTCTCCGTGTTGCTGATTCGGACTATGAGGCAGTGTGCAAGGTGCCTCGCAGGATTGGGCGCAGGAGCACGTCTTGTGGCCCACCCACCCGCTACTCACCAGCCGCTCTGGGGACCGAGGATGCCGCCAAAGTCTGTACAGTGTCTGAGGTTGCAGCTGTGTCCTTTGAGTCCAGGCCGACTGGGTTGGATGCCGACAGGATGAGTCCCAGTCCGGCGTCCTCTGTAGAATCTCTCGACACCGCCGTGGACATGAGCTGCCCTCCTGTGAatcacaaagacagagaagaaacagaacCAGAGAAGGATCCAGGCCAGGCTTCAGTGAGGAGGGACACCCAATGGGACAAACCACCAAGTGAGGCCTCCCTGTCTGGACTCGAGATGATGCTGAGCCTCCTGAGGGGCTGGGAGTACCGGCCGGTGAAGCCTCAACGGGGCAGCAAGCTCCCAGTTCTGGTCAAATCCAAACCGGAGCAGGTCCTGTCGCTGCCCGTCCCTCCGAGGTCGCCCTGTGGAGGGGCAGCGGACTGCGAGCTGTTCCCCCAGCGGCTGGTCTCTGAGGTCGTGACCCCCTGTCCTCCGCAGGAGCTGCAGGTGGAGctggcagagatggaggagcagTGGCTGGACGATTATGTTCAGGTCAAGCCGTTCTGCTTTCAGCAG AGGCTGATTGGGGAGCAGCAGGACCGGCTCAGTCGGTGTGAGAGTGCTGCAGGTGACTGCGTCGCCGAGCTGCAGGACGCCCAGGACCAGGTCCACTCGCTCCAGACCAAGATCAGAGAGAGCGAGTCCAGGAACCAG aagcTGCAGGAGCGTCTCGCTGAGATGGAGCTGGAACTTCGTTCGGCCCAGGAGGAAGCACAGCGACAGGAGCGAAACATCCAGAACATCACAGACACTGTTAACTCCAAAGAGGCACAg gctgcagaGCTGTATCGGGTGGTGGAGGAACAGAATAAGATGCTGTGTTCTCTCAAAGACCTCGCCAGTCGCAGCCAGCTGCAG GCGTCCGGTGGGGAGACTCCTCGAGGTCAGGGTGAGGTTCTGGCTCTGCAGGCGTCTCTGTTCCAGGctcagctggagctgcaggcCGGTCAGCGGGGGCAGCGGCAGGCAGCCCGAACGCAGGAGGACCTGAGTCGAGCCCTGCAGAGACTGGAGAAGGacctgcagggggcgctgcagcacaggagggagacagagagacacaaccAG GACCTGCAGCTGGCTCTGCAGAAGACTCGGTCGGCCctgcaggacagagaggagcgtctcagagaggcagagctggagagaCAGCGGCAGGacgaggacagagagaggaccATCAGAGAGCTGAAGACGTCCCTGCTGAGCAAAGAGCAGCTGATCGAG gactgtGAGCTGTTGGAGGatccaaaggaaaaaagagactCTTTACTTCAGAAACTCCGCCAGCGTATCAAAGAGAGAGACCAAGTCCTGGAG CGAGCGGTGGACGCGAAGTTCCGCTGcgtggaggagaaggaggaggagagccgTCGGCTTCGGCTGCTGCTCAGGGAGAAGGACAGAGACCTGGAGAGGCAGAGCTGCGTCCTCGGCAACAACGAGGAGACCATCAGC AGCCTGGAGCTGCAGGTGCGGGCCAAGTCTTTGGAGCTGGAGCAGGTGTGTGACGCCTGGAGGAGCGTCCAGCGTCAGCAGCAGGACGCCGAGGAGAGGCAGAGCCGCGTTCTCAGAGAGAGGGACGCCATCATCAGCCagctgcagggggcgctgcaCGCTCGCACGCAGGAGGCCCAG GAGCTGCGCTGCTCGCTGCTGGCTCAGATCCAATCAGCACCCAGTGACGTTCTGGAGGATCTGAAGGTCCGCCTCCATCTCAAAGACCGACTCTTCCAGGAAGTGCTGGCTGATCGCACGTGCCAGGCCCAGGAGCATCAGACGCAGGTCCAGGATCTGCTCAGAACCATCAGCTCCAGGGACCAGTACATTCAG GACTCTGCGAGCCGGCTGGGTGAGGTGATGGCCGAGCAGACGGCGAGGCTTCAGGAGCTCCGCAGACAGCTGAGCTCTGGTGTCGGATCCAGGTCTGATTCTGGATCAGACTCGGCTGAGGAGCTCCAGGCAATGGGGGAGGAGTTGCGTCTGGCtctgaggagggagaaggagatgCAGGAGCTGAGCAGGAGTCAGGCTGCCAGGGTGGACTCCCTCACCAGGACTCTGCATGTGAAGGACGAAATCATCAGG gacttCCAGACGCAGCTGGTGGAGCCCTCCGGTCTCCCGCTGGTGGAGCGGTTGACTCAGAAGGTTCAGGAGCTGAGGGAGAGCCTGGTCCAGCAGGGCGGTCCCCCGGCCAGAGGCCCCGTCCTCGGCCGTGACCGACCCAGCAGCAGGCCACCTGAGTTTGCAG AAGTGAGCtcagaggatgaagatgaggctGATGATGATTTGAACAGTGAATGCAGTGAGAGCGTTGATGAAGCGCAGTCCAAACTGAGGGTCCAGTCTGTGGCCAACGCCAAG gGTCCAGCAAAGCCTCCCTCCCAGGATCTGTTTGAAGGTCAGGGACTGACGGAGGTCAAGCAGCTGGTGGAGCAGAAGATTGTGGTGGAGAGGGAGCTGGGGGAGCTGAAGGCTCAGCTGGAGAAAACCGGCTTCTCCTCGCTATCACAGATGAG GAAAGCTCTGTTCAGCCTGCAAGCCGAGAACAGAGATTTAAAGAAGCAGCTGACTGAGGGGCTGCAGCCTGACGGGAAGCAGAGTGATGAACAGAaggtgctggaggaggaggaggaggaggagttggatGTGACCATtgaaggggtggaggaggacgaagaggagcTGTGGGATGTCTGGGATGGAGATGAGTTTCTGTCACAGACCAACAGGAAGAAGACCAACAGGCTGGAGTCAGCGCACCTGTTGACCGGCTCGTCACAG GCTGGCCTGGACTGCGAGCTGTCAGCCGCTCGGCACCAGAAGAAAGTTGAGCTACAGCTGAAGAGCAAAGAGCTGCGGGAGAGACTGATGGTGTCTGAGGCCACAGTCCAGGCTCAGGCCGAGCAGCTCAAAGATTACAGGGACCTGCTCG ctgagacagcagtgcagcaggacAGCAAACAGATCCAGGTGGACCTGCAGGACCTGGGCTACGAGACCTGCGGTCGCAGTGAGAACGAGGCTGAGAGGGAAGACATGAGCAGCCCGG AGTTTGATGACCTGGAGATGTGTACGTCTCTGGACTGTGGTTCCCAGTGGTGGCCTGCCAGCGGCAGCGGCTCCACCTTCACTAAAACCTCCACCCAGCGCTCAGCCTACAGAGACGAGTCATCTCTCCAGCGGCTCGTCGAGGACCTTCGCTCCCAGCTGTCCCGCTCTCAGGCCGTGATCCGTGGGCTCCAGAGCCGGCTTCGCTCCCTCTCCGCCTCTAGCGACTACGGCCCCTCCACCCCACGTAAGGTCAACTGGTCCTTCCAGGCGTCGCCCTCGCAGAGCGGGGCAGAGGACGACGAGGGTTGGCAGTCATCTGACGGAGGTCCTCTGGCCTCGCCCCATCACCATCACCCCAACAAGGGCCTGCAGGAGCTGGTGTCCCGCGTGGACGCGTTGGAGGACCAGCTGAGGAACGGAGGCACAAAGTCTGCCAGCGAGGACGGAAAGTCTGCTGCCTGGCCAGG gaaGTTTGACACTCTGATCCAGGCTCAGGCCCGAGAGCTGTCTCACCTCCGCCAGCGGCTGAGGGAGGGTCGGGGCGTGGCCAACATCCTCACCCAGCACCTGGGGGACACCACCAAGGCCTTCGAGGAGCTGCTGAGGGCCAACGACATCGACTACTACATGGGCCAGAACTTCAGGGAGCAGCTGGCTCAGAGCAGCTCTCTGGCACAGCGGGTCAGCATAAAGATCAGCGGAC GAGATCATCCTGAAGATccagaggagaagacagagcTGCTCGCCATCCG gCTCAGtaaggagctgcagcagaaagacaagGTCATCGAGTCTCTCCGAGCCAAACTAAACCAGCATCACCATCATCCTCAACGCTCTGACACGCCCTGCAGCAGCCACGCCCTCTCTGACACCACCGACCAATCAGATCGCATCTCCTACTTGTCTGACGAGCATGGATCCATGACCGAAGATGTAGAGCTTTGCTCCGATGTGGACGCTGCCAGTGAGGCTGTTCCGAAGGAAACAGGAAGCCGACTCAGCACAG ATCTCCACTCTCACAGTGGCACCGTGTCCCGTCACCCGTCTGTCCCTCCATCCATCAGCTCCTCCCATGGAGCTCAGTCCTGGCTCAGCTGTCCCAGCATGCAGTGCTCCAGctcaccacacacacctgcagatgTGCAGAGTCACACAG CTCCATCCTCAGGCTTCACCTCTGCCCCTTTCCAccctccccccttctcctcctcctccacccagaGGGAACCTCAGCCCTTCTCTCCCTACCCCTCCACCCTGCGAACCCGTTACCAAGGCAGCGGGAGAGTGGGTTTCTCCCTGGCTGAGGTGCATCAGGAGCTGCAGATGTTACAGAGGCAACTGGGAGGCAGCGACA GGCTTTCCGCTCCACAGTCCAAACCTCTTCAGGGTGTCCCGTTTGCCCACCAGCAGCCCGACTCCTCTGCCTTCCTGCCTCTGTCCTACCAGGGATACCAGCCTTCTCCtttcagcagcaccaccagcagcagtCTGGATGCCAGCTCAGGCATAAAAGCTGGGGCCAATCTGCTGGAgagcagtgcattgtgggatatGGCCTATGGTACCCGACCAGTGAGACTGGGGGCTGACCTGTCTTCTGGATCCTCGGGGTACCAGTCAGGCACCAGTCACACAG gttcAGAGTTGATGAAGGAGCACCTAAGAGAGATCAGGAGTCTGAGGCAGAGACTAGAGGACTCTATCCAGACCAACGATCGCCTCcgacagcagctggaggagagacTGTCCCGCACCGCCTCAGAgaaag GCGCTCCTACCAACATCTACATCCAGGGCCTGGACTCAGTCGGCCAGCTCTCCGGTGAGATCAGATTTCTGAAGGAGGAGAACGTCAGTCTGCAGAACCAGCTGAGGCAGGCCACCAGAG AAGGCAGTAAGGAGGTGGAGCGCCTGAGGGAGGCGGCGCTCCTAGAGCGGGCCAGGCTGAAGGAGGCGGAGCTGGAGGCTGAGAGGTGGGCGGAGCAAAGCCAGAAGCTGCAGACTGATGCTGAAGATCGCAACCAAGAGATCACACAACtgaaacaggacagacagaggaaggaggaggccatcaacag gCTCCAGCACGAGGTGAGcgtcctccagcagcagctgagtgagAGCCGTGTTCTGGTCCACTCTCTTCAGTGTGAGCTCCAGGTGTCCCACAGAGTGCGTGGAGCCgccgcagacacacactcag GTCAGACTGGAAACGCTGCCCAGCTCGATGGCAGCGCTGCGACCTTTGACCCCACAGAGCTGCGCAgtcagctggagcagcagctgagtggACGGGCTGAGACGCAGCCTCGAGCCCGGAGACAACTCTTCAGCG ACAACGTTCCCTCCCCTCCTGTGAGAGACACTGGACTCGtctgtccttcctctcctctaCGTCCTGCACAGAAACATGCCGAGGACGCGGCAGCAGTCCGTCGAG CAGCCTCGACCCTGCAGGGTCGAGCCCCAGACGGCCCGTTCGCCAACCGTCATGGCCACCACGCAGTCGGCCACGTTGATAACTTGAAggccctgcagcagcagatcctGGAGGGCGTCGCTCTCCTCCGCAGGATGGAGGCCACCCTGTATCCCCTGAGCGCGCCACAGGAGTTCAGCCTCCTTCAG CCCTCAGACTCAGGTTCTGTCAGAAAGCTGCTGTCTGACACTAAGACCATGCAGCAGATCCTGCAGGAGGCCGATTCTCTGCTCCGGAGCTTCTGGAGAGCAGCTCTGCCAAACTGCATGGAAACCAAACAG gagGAGTCTCTGAGGCAGGAGGTGGTTTCTCTCCGTCTGAGCCTCTCAGAGAAGGAGCAGGCTCTAAAGGAGGCCATGGAGAGAGTGAAGAGCTCCAGCCGTACCAAAGACAGCATGGAGCGCTTTATCGTCAGCCAGC TGTCCAGAACGCAGGACGTGTTGAGGAAGGCCAAGACAAACTTACAG GAGAATGAGCTCAGGATTCGCCGtgcctctttctcctttcctcctccctgctcctcctctttttcctcctcctcctcctcctcctcctcctcctcctcctcctcctcctcctcctcctcctcctcctcactccccTGGCCTGATGAAG ATGAAAACTCTGGAGGCTTCTGTGAGCTCACCTTCTCTCCTGGTTGGGGTGTCATGAGGCCCCagacctcctcctgctcctctgctgtcctTGGACCAGCTCACCAGCGCCCCTTGCAGGCAGCCTTCTTTTAG